The sequence GGTTCGAAGCCGACTTCGAAGGCGGACGACACGCGGGACGCGTCCGGAAGATCCACGATATGGAGAAATAGCGCGGAAAAAATGTTCATCGTTTTCTTTTCGCTTTTCTTCTTTGCTTCGTGGCTGCATTTTTTCGAGCGCGCCGGTCGCGTCGGACTCAGGCTTTCCTTCCTCAAAACACTTGTTTTCGGGCTCGCGTTCATAACGCTTGCGACGGAGTGCCTTTCGTTTTTTGGAATCCTGAACATCTACGCCGTGGCATCATTCTGGTTCGTCTCGGCGACGGTCGTAATTCTGCTGATCCGCCGGCACTTCGTCCAATCCGTCCGTGCTTTCGGCGAATGCGTTTGGTCGGGGCTCCGCACGGCTTCGTTCTTTCCATCGGTCATCATCGGCCTGATTCTCCTCGTCACGCTGCTGATCGCGCTGGCGTCACCGCCGAACACATACGATTCGCAAACGTACCACCTCGCCCGGGTCGCGCACTGGATCCAGAACGGATCGGTCGCGCATTACCCGACCGTCATTCTCCGACAGCTTTACCAGCCGCCGCTGGCCGAATTCGCGATATTGCATCTCCAGATCCTGACCGGCGGCGACTTTTTCGCGAATTTGGTTCAGTGGTTCGCGCTCGTCGGATGCGCGGCCGCGGCGTCGCTGATCGTCGCCGAATTCGATTTGGGCGAAAAGCTTCAGGTGTTCGCGGCGGCGCTTGTGTTGACGCTGCCGGGGGCGGTCGTCCAGGCGTCGAGCACGCAAAACGATCTTGTCGCTTCCGTCCTCGTACTTGCCTTCTTCCTCTTTTTTCTTCGCGCCGTTAGATCGAGCGAGTTTTCCGGCGTTGGCTGGATCGGCGGCGCACTCGGATTGGCGCTGCTGACGAAAGGCACGATGTACCTTTATTGCTTTCCGATCGGCATCTTCTTTACAGTCGTCGAGTTTCTCTCGCTGGCAGACAGACAGGCCCGTTTTCAATTCCTACGCCGCATCGCAATTGTACTTTTGATCGCGGCCGCATTGAACTTCGGACATTTCTCGCGCAATTTTGCGCTTTTCGGCTCGCCGGTGTCGTCGGGCGAGGACGATGTCCGCAACCGGAATCTGACAGTTCGAATGGTGCTCGCCAATGTCGCGCGAAACTTCGCCGTCAACCTCGGGACGAAGTCGCAAACACTTCGAAACGGGATCGAAAGCTCGATGCGGAAGGCCTTCGGCGCAGAACTGAAGAATCCGGATTCGACCTGGCTCGACAATGAATTCAAGGTCGAATACTCGACTCACGAGGATCTCGCGGGGAACCTCTTGCATATTCTGCTCGTGACCTTCGCGCTCGGACTTGCGCTGTTCGCGGCCCGGCGCGCACGCGACGATAACGCGATCTATATCGCAGGTCTCGTTTTCACGATCGGTTTCGGGGTACTGCTTTTCTCGGCGCTGCTCAAATGGCAGATCTGGGCGGCGCGTCTGCAACTGCCGCTTCTGATGCTCGGCTCGGTGCTCGTCGCCTACGCGGTCGGGAAACTGGCGCCCCGCGCGGCGAACGCCTTGCTGGCGTTGACGTTCGCGGCGTCGATCCCGTTTCTGCTTTTCGCCGATCCCCGGCGGGTCTTCGCGAACGACGGCAGTTTCGTGTTCTTCAACGAATCGCGCCGGCATAAACTGTTCAAGAATCTGCCGGACGCCGAACCGTTGTATGTCGAAGCCGTCGACGTCATCAGAAAGCAGCCGAACGCGCCGGGAGCGGTCGGGCTTCATATCGAATACAATGACTTCGACTATCCGTTTTGGGGGTTATTGAAACGCGATCCGCGCGCACGTCCGCTGATCTTTCACGTCGGCGTGCCGAACGTCTCAAAGCGTCTCGCCGTTTCGCGTCCGATACCCGAGTTCGTGATCTCGACGCGGACGGAAACGACGATCGACGGCGCCGAATATCGCGAGATCTGGAGAAAGGACGTCGTTCGTGTTTTGCAACGCGAAATACCGTAAACGCCGCGCCTTTTGGACGGCGATCCGCCGATGATGCGGCGGGATCGGATGCCGGACCGTTGCAGATTTCCTGCCAAAAGCGGGCAAACGAAGATTTGTCTTGCCGGTTTTAACAAATCGCGAAATCAAAGTTAAACTTAAACTGAATCATTACAAAAGGCAGCGATATTAGTATGAACAATTCATTCAATTCAAAACTCGCGGACGTTGATCCGCTGGTCGCGGGGGCGATCGAAAATGAAACCAAACGGCAAGCGAACGGACTGGAGCTGATCGCATCCGAAAATTTCGTTTCCGAAGCGGTGCTCGAAGCGATGGGCTCGGTCTTTACGAACAAATACGCCGAAGGTTATCCCGGCAAGCGTTATTACGGCGGATGCGAGTTTTCGGACGTCGTCGAGCAACTTGCGATCGACCGCGCGAAAGAACTTTTCGGCGCGGAGCACGCCAACGTCCAGCCTCATTCAGGCGCGCAGGCAAATATGGCGGTCTTTCTGGCGTCGCTGAACCACGGCGATACGATCCTCGGAATGAGCCTCGCGCACGGCGGCCATTTGACGCACGGCCACCCGATGAACTTCTCGGGCATCAACTTCAAGGTTGAAGCCTACGGCGTTTCCCGCGAGACGGAAACGATCGACTACGACGAACTTCAGAAAAAAGCCGAGGAAACGAAGCCGAAGATGATCATTTGCGGTGCCTCCGCATATCCGCGAACGATCGACTTCGCGCGCATCGGTGAGATCGCGCGCTCGGTCGGCGCCGTCGTGATGGCCGATATCGCGCACATCGCCGGACTCGTCGCCGTCGGACTGCATCCGTCGCCGGTTCCGCATTGCGAATTCGTGACGACGACGACGCACAAGACGCTCCGCGGTCCGCGCGGCGGCTTGATCCTGTGCCGCGAAGAGTTTGCGAAAGCGATCGACAAGGCCGTTTTTCCGGGAGTTCAGGGCGGTCCGCTGATTCACATCATCTCGGCCAAAGCGGTCGCGTTCGGCGAAGCGCTGCGTAGCGATTTCAAGGGTTATCAGAAGCAGGTCATCGACAACGCTCAGGTGTTGGCAAGTGAACTTGGGTCCCAGGGATTGCGCATCGTCTCCGGCGGCACGGACAACCACCTGATGCTCGTCGATGTCTTTATGGATGGAAAGGGAATTACCGGCAAGGTCGCCGAGAAGGCGCTTGAGGCGGTTCACATCACCGTCAACAAGAACACGATACCGTTCGACACGAACTCGCCTTTCGTTGCGTCCGGAATTCGTCTGGGAACGCCGGCGCTGACGACCCGCGGAATGGGCGAGGCCGAAATGCGGCGAATCGCGAAACTTATCGCGGACATCGTCCACGATCCGGAATCCGAAGCGGTCAGGGAAAAGGTCCGCCAAGACGTTCTCGATCTGACTCAGCATTTTCCTTTGTACGGTTAGGTTGTTGAGCTTGGATTTTTGTATTTGAGGTTGATTTTCGAGCTTTGAGCTTTGAGCTCCGGGCTCCGAGTTCGTTCCAAACTCAAAGATCAAAGCTCTAACTTCCAAGCTCGAAGTTCGACCAACGAAAATATGAGTAATCTTTCAGATATCGGATTTCCGACGCCGGACGAAACTGCGATCAACGAGATGATCCTGCACGTCCTCGAGCTCGCCAAGCCGATCAAGGCGCCACAGGGCTTCTACCTTGTTTACTCCGACCCGTCCGGCGCGGAGATCTTTCTGCAGGGCAATTTTGATCAGGAACTCGTCGGATTCAATCCGCATTTTGCCGGGACGAGCCGCCTAAACGCAACTCTTGTCGGGAATATTGAACGCGATTCGTCGGATCTTGACGGCGGATTTCGCGCGGTCGTTGACGGTTCGGACGTTGAATTCGTCTTCGACGTCCCGGACTTTCGTTTGGTTCCCGAAGGCGGGTTTCCGCGCGCTGCCGAGGTTCAGTTGACCGCTTTCGGGTCGAACGATTTCAAGATCGGCGATGAATCGGCGGAGTTTTCATTCGTTCCGGCGCCGATCGTCGATCCCGAGATTCCGCCGCGGCCGATCGCGACCATCAGCGGGGAACTGGTTGGATTTGAAAAACGGAAGAACGAATTGTCGGGCGAGGAGTTCTACTGGCTGAAGGTCACGACCGTCGGCGGCGATGTCGATGTTGTCGCGGACCCTAAATGGATCAGATCCGAACCGTCAAAGGGGAAC is a genomic window of Acidobacteriota bacterium containing:
- a CDS encoding glycosyltransferase family 39 protein, producing the protein MFIVFFSLFFFASWLHFFERAGRVGLRLSFLKTLVFGLAFITLATECLSFFGILNIYAVASFWFVSATVVILLIRRHFVQSVRAFGECVWSGLRTASFFPSVIIGLILLVTLLIALASPPNTYDSQTYHLARVAHWIQNGSVAHYPTVILRQLYQPPLAEFAILHLQILTGGDFFANLVQWFALVGCAAAASLIVAEFDLGEKLQVFAAALVLTLPGAVVQASSTQNDLVASVLVLAFFLFFLRAVRSSEFSGVGWIGGALGLALLTKGTMYLYCFPIGIFFTVVEFLSLADRQARFQFLRRIAIVLLIAAALNFGHFSRNFALFGSPVSSGEDDVRNRNLTVRMVLANVARNFAVNLGTKSQTLRNGIESSMRKAFGAELKNPDSTWLDNEFKVEYSTHEDLAGNLLHILLVTFALGLALFAARRARDDNAIYIAGLVFTIGFGVLLFSALLKWQIWAARLQLPLLMLGSVLVAYAVGKLAPRAANALLALTFAASIPFLLFADPRRVFANDGSFVFFNESRRHKLFKNLPDAEPLYVEAVDVIRKQPNAPGAVGLHIEYNDFDYPFWGLLKRDPRARPLIFHVGVPNVSKRLAVSRPIPEFVISTRTETTIDGAEYREIWRKDVVRVLQREIP
- a CDS encoding serine hydroxymethyltransferase, producing MNNSFNSKLADVDPLVAGAIENETKRQANGLELIASENFVSEAVLEAMGSVFTNKYAEGYPGKRYYGGCEFSDVVEQLAIDRAKELFGAEHANVQPHSGAQANMAVFLASLNHGDTILGMSLAHGGHLTHGHPMNFSGINFKVEAYGVSRETETIDYDELQKKAEETKPKMIICGASAYPRTIDFARIGEIARSVGAVVMADIAHIAGLVAVGLHPSPVPHCEFVTTTTHKTLRGPRGGLILCREEFAKAIDKAVFPGVQGGPLIHIISAKAVAFGEALRSDFKGYQKQVIDNAQVLASELGSQGLRIVSGGTDNHLMLVDVFMDGKGITGKVAEKALEAVHITVNKNTIPFDTNSPFVASGIRLGTPALTTRGMGEAEMRRIAKLIADIVHDPESEAVREKVRQDVLDLTQHFPLYG